The DNA segment GCATTCATCAGGTTGACCAAGTCAATCAGGGCAGTGCTGTTTTACAATGGTGGGCAAATGAGATGCTGTAGCTGAGAGTATTGACCCAATGCTGTAACAATAGCATGAGAACACTGAACTACGACACATCCTGCTGGCTTTCCAAACCAGGTGCATGATACACACTAACTACCCAGTTTATTAAAGCTGTTTAATGAAGGATTTGCCCAGATTTCATCATCAGACAAAAATGAAACAGGTAAAAATCAGTAAACATTCTTGATTTCATTCAGATAGAACAGACTGAAGGGAATTGGCAGGGGTCAGTAGTATTGCGGGGGCAATGAGTTCTGATCTGGAACTCTGagtctgaaagggcagtggaagcagattcaacagaatagggcagcacagtggtgagcactgctacctcacagcgccagggatctgggttcgattttcggcttggccatgctaattgcccctctcgtatccaaagaggtgtaggttagggggattaacagggtaaatacgtgaggtaatggggatagggtacgggtgggatttttgttggtgcaggctcgatgggccaaatggcctccttctgcactgtagggtttctaatgattctaaagagccagcacaggcagaatGGGCCGAGTGATTTCCTTCAGTGCTGTACCAGTCCAATTCTATGATGCCATAGAGAAGCTGTTTTCCTTCTCAACAGAAAGTTTGTAACGTTTTATCCCCATCTCCCCGAATTAGCAACGCCAGCAATACAACTTCAGGTGCAAATCTGACTAAGGTCTCGACTTCACTGCCTGAATATCACTGAACCCCCTGTGGACTGCTGTGGCTGGTCGGTCAGCAGGCAATCGCAGCAGTTTGCAAATTCCAGACTCCAGGGGATTCACTGACATTCCTTTGTAACCTATCCTTCCCCCACAAGTCTTTTTCCTACCTGTAACACAGCTTGTCCCACTGCAGCGGGAGACACTACACAATTAGGTACACttgcgctgcccagggaggtggtgggagcaggtacaatagcggcatttaaggggcatctagacaaatacatgaataggatgggaatggaaggatacggactccgtaagtgcatacagttttagtttatgatgtggagttgccggtgttggactgaggtgggcacagtaagtagtctcacaccaccagggttaaagtccaccaggtttatttgatagcacaagctttcgaaacactgccccttcatcaggtgagtgaagagttcagttcacaaacggcatataccctgtttgtgaatcgaactcttcactcacctgatgaaggagcagtaatccgaaagctcgtgctaccaaataaacctgttggactttagcctgattttagtttaggcaggcatcatgatcggcgcaggcttagagggtcgaagggcccattcctgtgctgtactgttctttgttgatcCGTATCTGATCTTTAACCTGCAAAATCTAAGCTTCGGAGTATTTTTCTAGGTGAATTATCCCTTTATCAGCACAGTTGTCAGTTTGATTTAAAATAGCCCCGAGTCCTTCTACATGGAGCATGGAACAAAACAGCACATTACTGTGGGTGATTAGTGACCTTTGATTAGATCCTTTCACCAAAAAGGGTCTGGAAAATAATCAAGAGGAAAACTGATGCCCAGGAACGCCAGTATTTAAACTACCCGCCCTCCCCCATTCTACTGAGGCTCTGATTGGACGTCCCTCATGTTGCACAaaccctggggcggcacggtagcacagtggttagcactgctgcttcacagctccagggacctgggttcgaatcccggcttgggtcactgtctgtgtggagtttgcacattctcctcgtgtctgcatgggtttcctcccacagtccaaagatgtgcgggttaggttgattggccatgctaaaattgtcccttcgtgtcctgagatgcgtaggttagagggactagcgggtaaatgtgtagggatatgggggtagggcctgggtgggattgtggttggtgcagactcgatgggccgaatggcctccttctgcactgtagggtttctatgattagggTTTCTAAAACCCACATGAGGTGTACTGAGCAACTCCATCATTATAGCAGAACCTGAATGAAAAGGCTGACGAAAATGACCTGCAACATTTTGATAAAAGACTCATAGGTTTAGGGGCTATCAGTATAAAACAGTCGCTATTAAATCCAgccgggaattcaggagaaacatctttatcCAGAGAGGGGTGAGAATGTAGAACTCGCTCCCAAGGCCATTAATTGAAGggaattgcagagaaacatgttaagagaaagctggataaacatgtaacagagaaaggaatggaaggatatgatgATAGCTTGAGACGAAGAGGGGTGGGAGAAGACGTGTGTGGAGCAGAGACACCGGCGTGGACCTGTTACTTGCTGTACGTTCGATGTAAACTTAGGTGGTCATCATTCACCAGGTAAAGCTACATAATTGTGTCAACAATTAAGCTGAATTAGTGGGGTGGAGGCAGTTTGAAGAGTTCAACACTATGCTTAATGGTAGAAAAACACTTAACGGTAACGTGTTAATGGGATGGTTTAATCACTAAATTACAGGCCAGGAGGAAGATACAATCCAAAACAATAATCAAAGTTACTTTGTGTTCTTCCTGTAGATGGTTTTCTAAATCGTCCTTTATTCTACTCTCGTAGTAACACAGTTGGCACTTGTACGGTTTCATTTCCTTGTGTTTCTCCATGTGTTGCTGCAGAGCCTCATCGCCAGAGCAGGTAAACGTGCACTTGTCACATCGGAACACAATCCCTTGCAAGTGTCTGGAGAGCTTCGAGCGGCGGACTTCAATGGGGACAACCCTCTCCTCTGTACAACAGCAAGAGATGAAAAAGCATTTCTCATTACTAACCCCACAAACAACCACCGTTAAACCCAGCAGGGCAAAGTACTGGCTCATGAAGCAATATAGAAAGCAACGCATCAATTTTTCAATAAGGTTAAGATCACTATGCTCTGCAGACAAGGATAACGTTAAGAGTCAGATCTGCAATTAATTTGCAGCCAGCAATTAGACACGTTTATTAAAATCGTCAGGAGAATCCACATCTTCAGTTCACCCAGGACAAGAATTTATTGGCACATTTCCCAATCACAAGGTGAGGAGAGCGTCCAGCCAATTGTGAAGTCTCTGTTCCTGACCTAAGACGTGACGTTTTACTGAAAGAGTTAACAGCATCAGACTTTACAACCACAAACCaagagagaaagtgctggaaaatctcagcaggtctggcagcatctgtaaggagagaaaagactgacgtctcgagtccagatggccctttgtcttcagctttgacaaagggtcacctggactcgaagcgtcagctcttttctctccttacagatgctgccagacccgctgagattttccagcgttttctcttttggtttcagattccagcatccacagtaatttgcttttatccactttTCACAACCACAAAGTCTTGCCAAGCAGGATGCAGAACAGTCTGAAAATCAGACAATCCCcacagagcaggagaaggccattcggcccatcaagcccgcaccgaGAACAATTCTACCCAGATCCCGTCCCcgcgaccccacatatttacccctctaatccccctgacactaaggggcaatttagcacggcccatgcacctaacccacacatctttggagtgtgggaggaaagcggaggaaacccacgcagacacggggagaacgtgcagactccacacagacagtgacccaagccaggaatcgaacccgggtccctggcgctgtgaggcagcagtgctaaccacggtgccacccatAGTACCAAAAAGGGTCTGGAAAACAATCAAGAGGGAAACTGATGCCCAGGAACGCCAGTATTTAAACTACCCGCCCTCCCCCATTCTACTGAGGCTCTGATTGGATGTCCCTCATGCTGCACAAACCCTCACACGACAGGAAGCTCACCTCTGTGGAGGACGATGTGATCAATCATGCTGCTTTTGTATTTCGTGTGGTAGAGACAGAGGGGGCAACGGAGGTCCTTCGGACCTTCAACAGGAGGAGCCGTGTGGCTCCCTTCAACATGCATAGAGAACGTAGACCTGCAACACAAACGTAGAACACCACCGACTGTAATCAACCTTAAACAGGAGAGGCAGGCGCAGCttcattacacacacactgtcttaaCATTGAATCACATCGGGCGCCATCTTGTCCATCATTGCTCTCGGAAAGGGCGATACCTGCCTAACCCCAATCCCCTGACCTTTGTCCCTAGCCCTAAAAGTTgttcttgaatctgcttccaccgcctgttcaggcagctcattccagatccCAATGACGCACCGAGTAAAAAAAATAAATTCCTCACCTCAGCCGGGTTCTACATAGGAATGCAACAAACAGGAGCAGCACAAGGTGTCACAGCCCCTCGATATCATAACCGACCTCCTACCGCCACTCCCCAACTCTGCATTGCTCCTGCCCCAACCATCTGCAATCTGTCTCTTCTGCCTACCGACCTTCCTACCCCAATGGAGACATTTCTCCCGAGTTACTCCAGTAAAACTCTCCAGAATTGTGCAcccctctcatagaatccctgcagtgcagaagggggccattcagcccatcgagtctgcaccgaccacaatcccaccccagccctattcccgtaacctcatatatttaccccgctaatccccctgacactagggtcaatttagcttggccaatcaacctaatctgcacatctttggactgtgggaggaaacccacgcagacacggggagaatgtactaactgcacatagacagtgacccaagccggaattgaacccgggtccctggcgctgtgaggcagcagggctaaccactgtgccaccatgccgctctgttTAATTTTCCCTTCACCCTCCTTGTTTTTGCACTGCTTgtttggagggggtgtgggggggggggggggggggggcagctgcgGCTCAGAGGGATTTGAGTgttctcatgcataaatcacaaaaagccagcatgcaagttcagcaagtAATACGGAagccaaatggaatgttggcatttatttcacagggaatggagtataaaaataggaaagtcttgctaaaaATTGGTAggttttgctaaaactatacaagacattagttagaccacccctggaatactgtgaacagctttggtccccttatctaaggaaagatatactggcattgcgaggcagtccagagaaagttcactcgcttgatcccaggtatggaggatTTTTTTATGAGGAGATATTGAGTAGGTTGGGTCCGTACTCGCtgtaatttagaagaataagagacaCACTGGAttctcagggggattgacagggtcgatgctgtttccccttgtgggagagtctgggaccagagacttaatctcagagtaagggggtcacccaatgaagacagaggaggaggaggaatttcttctctcagaatgtacggaattctttcccgcagagggctaTAGAGCCGGGTcattcagtatgttcaaggctgagatagagagaTTTCTAAGGgattcaggggttatggggataaggtgggaaattgGATATTAGATCagttgtgatctcattgaatggcagagcagacccgatgggccaaatggccaggtCCTGCGTCTTACAGCTCCAGGTCTGCCTCCTTTTCAAAAATCATCAAAGTTCAAAACGTGCGCCGCCCCGATCCGTTTGATTTTCTTACCTGAATCCTGTGAAGAACGGGCAATCCTTACATTTGTAGAGCTTCTTGCCGCAATGCCGGTCTCGATAGTGACGCCTCATGCTTTGAATGTATTCGGAATTAAACTGGCAGAACTCGCAGCTGAAATAGCCCTTGGTTATCTGTTCGGAGGAAGCGGTTGGAGAGGGTACGGGGATGGGGCTGGATCGGTTCCTAGCCATCGCAGCCGTTTGGTAATGGTTAAGTTGCTGCTGGACATCGGGCGGCTCAGAGTATGAAGAATCTGTACGTGAAGAGCCAGTGCACACAAACGGTATAAAATCCAACTCCTTCCCCATCAGCCACTCCCAACCCCTCCCACCTTCTCCAGAATGCAGGTGAAAGCTCAAAAGCACAACGACCGAGGCACCACATTTCCCCCATTTAGCAAAATCACCACATCAAAAAACCCCTTGCAACAGAAAGCCCCAGGAAAGCAAGTACAGCATCTGAAACCCCCTCAGGAGCCGCAGGAAAAGCCAGGAGAGCAGGAAAGCAGATCAAAATGAAAATGGGAAGAATTTCCCTGTCCCCAATTGGACCTCGGGAGAAATTCCAGCCATTTTCTTGGGTGAACAGTGGAAATCACACTGCGTggattggggtggggatgggggggggggggggggggggggggttaatgatTTGAATCGGAAATCACTGACAGGAGAGTGCAGTACAGCCAGCTGGTTTGGTTAGGCTGAAGCAGCAGCTTGGAACAGCGGACTATGCTCAATATTTTGTGCGATTGTACATGGCCAATAAGGACACTGCTCAGAGATAAAGAAAGTGCAAAACGAAACGTTGACCATCTCCTACCTTTGTTTCTGACGAAGGGAAATTTTAAGAAGGTGGGGTCTGGAATAAGGACACAGAGTAACAACTGGGTCTTACACCATTTCCGAGAGTGCTCTTATAAAACGAGCTATTAACAATTCTTAACAGAAGAACACAGTACGGCAACGGCAGTAATTGCTTTCCCCGATCAGTTAGACAACTTTCATGGACAGGTTTtcctagttttttaaaaaactctctaAAACTAAGGGAGTTGCGTTGTGTTGGGGTTGGGAGGGGCAATGGCAGAATTTGAACACAAATTCATGCACAGTAATATTACAAaagttgggtttttaaaaaaaacacatcaagTGTGTCTTGCTCCCTGCTGGTTAATGTTTTGAAGGCATTTAAAATAACTTCCAAGTTAAGACTTGCGCATATCAGAGATAGCCACGAGCAGCTTACCATCTGACTCTGTCACTCCCTCAGCCTGGGAATGAGTCTGTGGTGGGCTTTCGGCAGACGAGAAGACTGCTGGAAGGTCAGTGTGGAGGTTGGACACGCTCAGTACATGGCCATGCACTTTCAAGGCATGTTGCTTCAGCTGATTTACCATCAGTGTggaaaaggagcaggaggaaCAACTGTACGTGCACTCTACTGGCAAGACACAACAAAAGGCTTTTTTTTGAGAAAGAAAATGTTTGCTCAGggcgcccccacccccaaccgtATTTCCTTTTTGAAGGTGTGGGCAAAAGGTTTGCAAAAATCATTAGTTGGCACTTGATTGGCACAACACAGCCCAGGTCACTTTAAATGCCTTCATGTCAGAATAAATCCGTTGCCTAATTATATTTTAGAATATAATGGTGATAAAtataaacacacacccacacagcatATCTTTACCTAAACAATAGAATATGCCCTCTGCTCCCAGGGCACATTTACTGTTAAGCAATTCACTCAGGGAAGCAGATACTCCCTGTGCCAGTGCCAAGAGCAAACAAACAGCTCCTTCACAAAGACTAAATAGTTGCATTAACCTGCTGACTCTGTCAGCTCTGACTTTGTACATCCTGCATTAGCACTTGTCACTGTTCTCAGAGATGTTGTCTTCATGGTTTGTGCTTTATTCACttgcgggatgtgggtgtcgctggctaggcccagcatttattgcccatccctaattgccctcgaggtggTGATGGCGAGCTGCCGTCTTTAACCTCTGCAGTCCTtaatgtgtaggtacacccacagtgctgttagggagagtgttcaggattttgacccagtgacagtgaaggaacagcgatacatttccaagccaggatggtgagtggcttggtggggaacttgcaggtggtggggttcccaggtatctgctttccttgtccttctagacggtagcATTCGGCGTTTGGAACATGCTGCCTCAGGAGCCtcgagttcttgcagtgcatcttgtagatggtgcacacggctgccactgttgatCTATTGTAGAGggaatgaatatttgtggatgggatgtcaatcaagcagctgctttgtcctggatggcattgagtttcttgagtgttgttggagctgcactcagccaggcaagtggggagtattccatcacactcctgacttgtgccttgtagatggtggacaggctttgcggagtcaggaggtgagttactagctgcagtattcctagcctctcacATGTTCTTGTAGccaagtatttatatggctagtccagttcagctctggtcaatggtaaccaagatgttgatgatgggggattcagtgacgataatgccattgaatgtcaatgggtgatggttggattctctcttgctggagatgatcgttgtctggcacttgtgtgttgtgaatgttatttgctactTGAAAGCCTAAGCCTGGATTTGTTCAGGCTGCTGTGCTTGGACAAGGACTGCTTTAgggcaaatggtactgaacatccccaattctgaccttatgatggagggaaggtcattgatgaagcagctgaagatggttggtccgaggacactaccctgaggaacacctgcagtgatgtcctggaactgagattatTGGCCTTCAACCACCACaattatcttcctttgtgtcaggtatgactccaaccagtggagattttTGCCCGATTCCTACTGActctagttttgctagggctccttgatgccacactcggtcagatgctgccttgataGCAACGGCAGTCACCCCCTTCACACCTCtgcagttcagctcttttgttcctgtctgaaccaaggctgtaatgaggtcaggagctgagtggccctggcagaacccaaactgggcgtcactgagcaggttattgctaagtgctgcttgatagcactattgatgacctcttccatcactttgttgacgATCGAGAGCAGAccgattgggcggtaattggtcgGGTAATTGGATTTGACCTGTTTCACATGTGCAATTCACCACATTGCTAGTGTTGTATCtgcactggaatagcttggctggggacacagcaagttctggagcacatgtcttcagtTCAATATTGTCAGGGGGTTAGGCTGGTTGAGGGGATAGGTGGACAGTCTGAGGTGGCAAGTACTAGAGTTACCCAGGAGttgg comes from the Mustelus asterias chromosome 6, sMusAst1.hap1.1, whole genome shotgun sequence genome and includes:
- the LOC144494711 gene encoding zinc finger protein 462-like isoform X1 — encoded protein: MLPEQQNLEGEEDATGVDATIGGYPCSQCDRILMSLQGLRSHERSHTASALFSREGKHHCQYCLFVTAFRQNLERHMQNQHGHQKPFRCKLCSFKTAFISGLKSHIQRAHAVECTYSCSSCSFSTLMVNQLKQHALKVHGHVLSVSNLHTDLPAVFSSAESPPQTHSQAEGVTESDDPTFLKFPFVRNKDSSYSEPPDVQQQLNHYQTAAMARNRSSPIPVPSPTASSEQITKGYFSCEFCQFNSEYIQSMRRHYRDRHCGKKLYKCKDCPFFTGFRSTFSMHVEGSHTAPPVEGPKDLRCPLCLYHTKYKSSMIDHIVLHREERVVPIEVRRSKLSRHLQGIVFRCDKCTFTCSGDEALQQHMEKHKEMKPYKCQLCYYESRIKDDLENHLQEEHKVVRNFELVGRVNLDQLDSKDKDWFSSEEEAREEEKSSVVEQRGIETCPGSGIRIYNEKRFPCEFCGRTFARGFDWERHIQRHGMALSESNHQKSESSPVTENASEENNTTPSGVREHLDTADNLHTEISYQDLPSCPISVALIKENSQDLDTETKNKSELC